DNA from Desulfarculus baarsii DSM 2075:
ATCTTGTCCTGGATCTTGACCATGTGCTCCAGTTCCTTGGCCCGCGAAATGTCGAGCATGATGATCAGATAAGCCGGCCCGCCCTTGTGGCTGATGCGCGTGGCCCGGCATAGCACCCAGCGCAGCTCCATGCTGTTGTAGACCTTGCCCAGGGGATAAAAGCGCAGCTCGTGCTCCCAGGTGCGGCCCTCGCCCAGGCCCGGCTCGTTGTCGAGGTGATAGAGCATGCGCAGGTCGCCCGGCGGCGCGCTCATCAGGTCGTCAAAGTAAAAATCGTCGCGCTCGACGCCAAAAAGCCGCTTTTGCTCGGGATTGCTGTAGACCACCCGACCGTCCTTGAGGATGAGGATGCCGGCCGGCGAATGCTCCACCAGACTGCGGAAGCGGCGCTCGCTCTCGGCCAGCTTGCGGCCGGTCTCGATGCGCGGGGTGATGTCCTCGTGGGTGCAGAGCACGCCGAAGATCTCGCCAGTCTCATCGCGCAGAGGCACGCGGTTGGACTCCAGCCACATCTCGGCCCCGCCCGGCCCGCGCCTGGGCTCGACCACGTGCAACTCGGCCCGGCCCGACTCCATCACCGCCCGCTCCAGGCCGAACTGGCCGTCGCCATCCTCGAGCACCCCCGGCGCGTCCACCTGGCGCAGGCCCTGGATCGCGTCGTCCTCGGCCAGGCCGGCCAGCTGCCGAAAGCCCTTGTTGCAGCCCTGGAACACGCCGTCCTTGTCGCGCCAGTAGATGTATTGGGGGATGTTGTCCATGACCAGGCGCAGCATCTCCCGCGATTGGCGCAGGCTGTTTTCGGCGCGCATGCGGCTGCGCTCGGTGCGGAAGTTGTATTGGGCCACGTAGAGCAGAAGCACGGCGATGATGCCCAGGGTGCCCAGGGCCGTCTGGGTGAAGTGGCGAACGATGGCGGCGATCTGGCGGTCGACGTCGTCGATGTAGACGCCCGTGCCCACGATCCAACCCCAGGGCGTGAACTCCTTGATGAACGACAGCTTGGGCGCGATCTTTTTGGGGTCGTCCTTCCACTGCCACATGTAGTCGACAAACCCCTCGCCGTGGGCCTTGGCCGTCTGGACGAACTCCACGAAGAGGCGCTTGCCGTTGGGGTCGGCGAAATCGCTGATGTCTTTTCCTTCCAGGTCGCTGCGATAAGGGTGCATGACCATGATCGGATGCATGTCGTTTATCCAGAAATAGTCTTTCATCTCGCGGCCATAACGCTGCTGGCGCAATTGCCGCACGGCCAGTTCCCGGGCCTGGGCCATGGTCAACTCGCCTTTTTGCCGCCGCGCCTCCAAAAAGGCCAGGCCGTCCATGGCCGTCTGGACCAGCTCGCGCAGCATCTCGCGCTTGCGGTCCATGATGTTGGCCCGCAGCTCTGGCAGCACCACCAGAAAGATGGCCGCCAAAAACACGCACACCGTCAAAAGCGACGGCAAAATCAGGCGCATGGCCGTCATGGCCCAGAGCTTGCGGTGCATGCGCCGTTCGCGGCCGGACTTGTCCACGGGCCTATCCTTTGGCTTTTCGCCGGCTGGGAAGGTAAAATCCAGGGGTCAGCAATGATTGTAATACGACCGCCGGCCGTGGGTAAACCACGCCGGGCAACGCCAAGCCGAGAGGGAGCGAAGTGGCCGACAAGTCAAAGCAGGCCGGAGGGTCGATCATCGAGCAAGCCCGCCGCCACATGCAGGAGCGCGAAAACACCTACCGCGAGATGGCCCTGAAGATGTATCCGTGGGTCTGCGGGCGTTGCGGCCGCGAGTTCAGCGGCAAACGCCTGCGCGAACTGACCGTCCATCACAAGGACCATAACCACGACAACAACCCGCCCGACGGCAGCAACTGGGAGCTGTTGTGCGTCTATTGCCACGACGAGGAGCACTCGCGCTACACCACGGCCCAGTTGACCGCCCAAGCCCCGCCGGCCAGCCGCGGCGGCCAATCCCTGGGCCCCATGGGCACCTTGGGCGATCTGCTCAAGGCCAAGTTGGGCCAGTGACGAGCGCCCGCCAAAAGGTTCAGGGCCGGTGTCGGTCGAGGAAATCCCGGGCCGCCCGCTGGGCCAGGGGCGCGTTGGGGCTGAGCCAAAAGCCCAGGTGGGAGCCTTCCTCGATCCAGAAACGCTCGCTGCCGACGATGTGCTCGTGGGCGTAGACGCCGTCGTAGAACTTGACGTCGGCGTCGTGGGTGCCGTGGACGATCAGCGTCGGGCAGGCGATCCTTTCCACGGGCAGATGCGTCAACTGGCGCATCAAGACCATATCGTTGTCGGTGCCGGGCTTGCGCGTGGCGTAGGGGTTCATGGTGTTCATGAAGGCCCGAACGAAGTCCTTGGCCTCATCGGAGCCCATGGCGTAATCCAGGTGGGCCTTCAGTTGGCTCTTGGTGAAATAGGCCTCGGACTGGAATATCTGCTTCAGGAACAAGTCGGGCCGGGCCTCGCCGATTTTTTTCAGCAGCTTCTGGCCCAGATCGGTGGTGAAAATGGCCTGGGCGATGGCCCCGGCGGTCTCGGGCATGTCGTAATAGCCGCTGACGCAGTCGATGGCCACCAGGGCCCAGACGCGCTCCGGGTGGCGGATGGCCATGGCGTAGGCCGGCGGGCCGCCGGCCGAGGCGGCGATCACGGCCGCCTTGTCCAGGTCAAGGGCGTCGAGCAGGGCGGCGAACAGGTCCGCCTGATCCTCGAACCCGCGGCCGCTGTCCAGGGGCGTGCCCAGGTAGCCGGGCCGGCTCACCGATAAGATGCGATAGCGCCGCGGGTCCAGCCAGGCGGCGATGACCCTGGCTTGGTCCACGCCGCCGATGCCGCCGTGGCAGACCAACGCCACCGGGCCGTCGCCGGCGCTCAGGTCACACTCCACCGGCCCTTTGGCGGTCTGGACGATGCGCGGCTGGATGGACACTCCGGGCAGCAATTCGATTTTTTCAGACAAAACTGTCACCTCTGGTTCGGGCTCATCGAAATATTGGTCGGACAAGACGCGGCCCGTGGGCGAACAAGCCCCGAAAGCGGCCAGTCCAACCACGGGCGCGGCGTATGATCAATCGAGGTAGAACCACGAACCGACAAGCAGCGTCTTGCCGTCGAGGGTCACGCCCTTGACGTATGAGCGGGTCTGGCGCGGAGTCGCGTCGTTGGACACGGCCCAGGGCGCGTCGATCCAGCCGGCGCCCTTGGCCTTGACCAGGGCCAGTTGCTCACTGACAACCGACGCTCCGGAAGGCATTTTGCGGTCGGAGATGTTTTTGCCCTGCAGATCGGGCGAGGCCGTGTTGACCAACTCCTGGCCGCTTTCCTCGCAGACGAACAGGTTGTCGCCGACGTCGGACTTGCGCAGTTCGTCGATGGCGGCCATGCCCTTGGCCTCGATCAGCGCCGCGGCCTTTTCGGCGATGGCCTGGGCCTTGGCTTCTTTTTCATCGGCGGCCTGGGCCGCGCCCAGGCAAACGAAAACGGTCAACATCGCCAGCGACCCCAGCATCAGCATTTTTTTCAGCATAACGCGATCTCCGAATGTATGGTTAACGGGTCAATCGGCCTTGTTGCGGCCGGTTGTCATTTCATGTTAATAAGATACCCTTTCTTTGACAAGCCTTTTAACCCTTGCCGGAGCGTCGTCGATGGTGGAGCTTACGCCCCGGGCCGCCGCGGCCCTGAGACAAATCCTGGGCCAACGGGGCTGGAGCCAGGCCGTGCGGGTGGTCATCGCGTCCAGCGGCTGCTGCGACGCGGCCCTGGGCCTGCGTCTGGAGCCCGCCACGCCCGACGATGTGCTCTGCCAAAGCCACGGCCTGAACCTGGCCCTGGCTAGACGCGCGGCCGACCTGGCCGGGCTGGTGCGCGTGGACCTGGCCGACGATGG
Protein-coding regions in this window:
- a CDS encoding cache domain-containing protein, which codes for MDKSGRERRMHRKLWAMTAMRLILPSLLTVCVFLAAIFLVVLPELRANIMDRKREMLRELVQTAMDGLAFLEARRQKGELTMAQARELAVRQLRQQRYGREMKDYFWINDMHPIMVMHPYRSDLEGKDISDFADPNGKRLFVEFVQTAKAHGEGFVDYMWQWKDDPKKIAPKLSFIKEFTPWGWIVGTGVYIDDVDRQIAAIVRHFTQTALGTLGIIAVLLLYVAQYNFRTERSRMRAENSLRQSREMLRLVMDNIPQYIYWRDKDGVFQGCNKGFRQLAGLAEDDAIQGLRQVDAPGVLEDGDGQFGLERAVMESGRAELHVVEPRRGPGGAEMWLESNRVPLRDETGEIFGVLCTHEDITPRIETGRKLAESERRFRSLVEHSPAGILILKDGRVVYSNPEQKRLFGVERDDFYFDDLMSAPPGDLRMLYHLDNEPGLGEGRTWEHELRFYPLGKVYNSMELRWVLCRATRISHKGGPAYLIIMLDISRAKELEHMVKIQDKMASLGRVAAGIAHEIRNPLSGINLYLSALQGSNAAADPATAAIIEKMRSVSGRIEAVVKRVLDFSRPTTPMLGWMQVNRALENVLELTAVSLRKAGVSVDLRLEKGLPLIYADQQLLEQVFVNLVTNAMQAMKDWDGPRRLRINSAVQGHRVTVRVADSGPGVPPEHQDRIFDPFFSTGGHGSGIGLSLCARIVGDLGGALEYNRGAMGGAEFVVSLPAVIYWGYDSHG
- a CDS encoding YajD family HNH nuclease, with amino-acid sequence MADKSKQAGGSIIEQARRHMQERENTYREMALKMYPWVCGRCGREFSGKRLRELTVHHKDHNHDNNPPDGSNWELLCVYCHDEEHSRYTTAQLTAQAPPASRGGQSLGPMGTLGDLLKAKLGQ
- a CDS encoding alpha/beta fold hydrolase; the encoded protein is MTVLSEKIELLPGVSIQPRIVQTAKGPVECDLSAGDGPVALVCHGGIGGVDQARVIAAWLDPRRYRILSVSRPGYLGTPLDSGRGFEDQADLFAALLDALDLDKAAVIAASAGGPPAYAMAIRHPERVWALVAIDCVSGYYDMPETAGAIAQAIFTTDLGQKLLKKIGEARPDLFLKQIFQSEAYFTKSQLKAHLDYAMGSDEAKDFVRAFMNTMNPYATRKPGTDNDMVLMRQLTHLPVERIACPTLIVHGTHDADVKFYDGVYAHEHIVGSERFWIEEGSHLGFWLSPNAPLAQRAARDFLDRHRP
- a CDS encoding cache domain-containing protein, whose product is MLKKMLMLGSLAMLTVFVCLGAAQAADEKEAKAQAIAEKAAALIEAKGMAAIDELRKSDVGDNLFVCEESGQELVNTASPDLQGKNISDRKMPSGASVVSEQLALVKAKGAGWIDAPWAVSNDATPRQTRSYVKGVTLDGKTLLVGSWFYLD
- a CDS encoding HesB/YadR/YfhF-family protein produces the protein MVELTPRAAAALRQILGQRGWSQAVRVVIASSGCCDAALGLRLEPATPDDVLCQSHGLNLALARRAADLAGLVRVDLADDGEGFVITSAKPLGEWDGFGVCQVLG